One genomic window of Glycine soja cultivar W05 chromosome 9, ASM419377v2, whole genome shotgun sequence includes the following:
- the LOC114368256 gene encoding F-box only protein 13-like: protein MQRSLSKQFSSVITNKNDQEIVYFLSSSGNVVACNLTCKCFSEYPRLLPVYNEYSIDVVECNGEMLVVLLSEFLEIATLRVWKYDEANRGWHQIAAMPAANSHEWYGKKADINCVGVGNQIFICLNSTELCTYVMCDLETNKWVELPNCCINGQVIDFMSAFSFEPQIEALV, encoded by the coding sequence ATGCAGAGAAGCCTCTCCAAGCAATTTTCATCTGTTATTACTAATAAAAATGACCAAGAGATTGTGTATTTTCTTAGCTCCTCAGGGAATGTAGTAGCTTGCAATTTGACATGCAAGTGCTTCTCTGAGTACCCCAGGTTGTTGCCTGTTTACAATGAGTATTCCATTGATGTTGTGGAGTGCAATGGGGAGATGCTAGTTGTTTTGCTATCAGAATTCTTGGAAATCGCAACCCTTAGGGTGTGGAAATATGATGAGGCTAATAGAGGGTGGCATCAGATTGCAGCAATGCCTGCAGCAAATTCTCATGAGTGGTATGGGAAGAAAGCAGATATTAACTGTGTTGGTGTTGGTAACCAAATCTTCATATGCTTGAACTCCACTGAGCTATGCACTTATGTTATGTGTGATTTGGAGACCAACAAGTGGGTTGAATTGCCAAATTGTTGCATAAATGGACAAGTCATAGACTTTATGTCTGCCTTTTCATTTGAGCCTCAGATAGAGGCTTTAGTGTGA
- the LOC114368255 gene encoding uncharacterized protein LOC114368255 → MPKVKRFRNLQKSAPQPQCPSPSDSTQAPEVPTGNVPLSHVSTSEVPAMNPEISSPPSDSTQAPGVPTGNVLLSHVSTSEVPQEDETTRRHVGRKSTHCWTVEAMDSEETIKKIKVKVRGVNSLPRELCIIVNFDDQGQAIGEAQALLAGFLGTLAADCKLFPMDYDRWSGPSGVPKAYFDDCFETILKPRFYFKINEAGAKWYCKMSMGRKWAAYRQSLWNEFNDPTKTRDEIIKNVPIGIDKDQWARFVHYRHKPSTLELCRRNKEIRSKQVIPHTGGSKANPRRRNELLLETGKLPSHGQLYIETHKRKDGSFVNEAAKTIAEQIEVGLTQSIFDEFEVSPLDVVGRVLGLEHSGRVRCMGLGVVPSNTFRNTRLQASSLSSSSSGVAFPSSNQWQEKYNNLE, encoded by the exons ATGCCAAAGGTGAAGCGTTTTAGAAATCTACAAAAATCAGCACCTCAACCACAATGTCCCTCACCAAGTGATTCCACACAAGCTCCTGAAGTCCCAACTGGTAATGTCCCTCTTTCTCATGTATCAACATCTGAAGTTCCAGCAATGAATCCTGAAATTTCTTCCCCACCAAGTGATTCCACACAAGCTCCTGGAGTCCCAACTGGTAATGTCCTTCTTTCTCATGTATCAACATCTGAAGTTCCACAAGAAGATGAAACAACTAGACGTCATGTTGGGCGTAAGTCTACACACTGTTGGACTGTTGAGGCAATGG ACTCTGAAGAAACGATCAAGAAGATTAAGGTGAAAGTTAGGGGAGTCAATAGCTTACCTAGGGAGTTATGCATCATTGTGAATTTTGATGACCAAGGCCAAGCAATTGGTGAAGCACAAGCCTTGCTTGCAGGATTTCTTGGAACACTAGCAGCtgattgcaaattatttcctatggATTATGATAGATGGTCTGGACCTTCAGGCGTACCTAAAGCTTATTTTGATGATTGCTTTGAAACAATTTTAAAG cctcgattttattttaagattaatgAAGCTGGTGCAAAATGGTATTGCAAAATGAGTATGGGAAGAAAATGGGCTGCATATAGGCAAAGCTTATGGAATGAATTCAACGATCCAACCAAAACAAGAgatgaaatcataaaaaatgtgcCGATAGGCATAGATAAAGATCAATGGGCTCGTTTTGTTCATTATCGTCATAAACCATCAACATTG GAACTTTGTAggagaaataaagaaattcgAAGCAAGCAAGTTATTCCACACACTGGTGGATCCAAAGCTAATCctagaagaagaaatgagttg TTGTTAGAAACTGGGAAGCTACCAAGTCATGGACAATTATATATTGAAACTCATAAAAGGAAAGATGGATCATTTGTAAATGAAGCAGCAAAGACTATAGCG GAACAAATTGAAGTAGGATTGACTCAAAGCATATTTGATGAATTTGAAGTTTCTCCTCTTGATGTTGTTGGTAGAGTGTTAGGGTTAGAGCACTCTGGGAGAGTGCGATGCATGGGATTAGGAGTTGTTCCTTCTAATACATTCAGGAACACAAGACTTCAAGCTTCTAGTCTGAGCTCTTCTTCATCTGGTGTTGCCTTTCCATCTTCAAACCAATGGCAAGAGAAATACAACAATTTAGAATAA
- the LOC114368257 gene encoding uncharacterized protein LOC114368257 — protein sequence MADEATYPYTMQDAQNASNPLYIHPNESPSTILASPLLSDGNYHSWSRAMKMSLLTKNKLGFVDGTIAEPPKNHAVLPFWERGNMLVLSWLIKSMSVEIAQSILWREKASDVWKELHEHVSHADLFRISEIQEEIFNQRQGDNFVSKFYTALKTLWDELDVLNPLPQFATENASVPKALLVVGDDTSNSKRNQGSGNGWNNRYTSKKCSWCGKMGHIVDICYRKHDFPAGFKFKNSKNNAPRSANMLMAKKNETNCPNDSSRKDTQGDAWFHYKKNVK from the exons ATGGCTGATGAAGCTACATACCCTTATACTATGCAAGATGCACAAAATGCATCAAATCCCCTATACATCCACCCAAATGAGAGCCCATCCACCATCCTTGCTTCGCCACTGCTCTCAGATGGGAATTATCATAGTTGGTCTCGTGCGATGAAGATGAGCCTGTTGACAAAGAACAAGCTAGGATTCGTTGACGGCACGATTGCAGAACCACCTAAGAATCATGCAGTTTTACCTTTCTGGGAACGAGGTAACATGCTTGTTCTTAGCTGGCTGATAAAGTCGATGAGTGTGGAGATTGCGCAGTCCATTCTTTGGCGTGAGAAAGCCTCAGACGTGTGGAAGGAGCTTCATGAGCACGTTTCCCATGCTGATCTGTTTAGAATCTCAGAAATTCAAGAGGAAATCTTCAACCAGAGGCAAGGTGATAACTTTGTCTCGAAATTTTACACTGCACTGAAAACCCTATGGGATGAATTAGATGTTTTGAATCCTCTTCCT CAATTTGCCACTGAGAATGCTTCTGTGCCAAAGGCTCTTCTTGTGGTAGGTGATGATACATCAAACTCCAAGAGAAATCAAGGGAGTGGTAATGGTTGGAATAACAGATACACTTCCAAGAAATGTTCCTGGTGTGGAAAAATGGGTCACATAGTTGACATTTGTTATAGGAAACACGATTTCCCTGCTGGTTTTAAGTTCAAGAATTCTAAAAACAATGCTCCAAGATCTGCAAATATGTTGATGGCTAAGAAAAATGAGACCAACTGTCCAAATGATTCATCAAGAAAGGATACACAAGGAGATGCATGGtttcactacaaaaaaaatgttaaataa